From the Astatotilapia calliptera chromosome 6, fAstCal1.2, whole genome shotgun sequence genome, one window contains:
- the hgsnat gene encoding heparan-alpha-glucosaminide N-acetyltransferase isoform X1 has translation MAKRKLKKNNTCHSYSVASVKPKSQKEMAQTEKSANFALAAVALVVAVCVAPLAAEISSSDIHHHKHLSLKMDEAQLTVNNELSYEVQVSWMSQRCYQCLYQQLGVVPAGLEPGQPSSVNFVVSTQHEITLQINSTPIELELCKIPFHFGEHGNYSLWVKTLNASFGVNCSVVTDKDPVNSYIPILVAFLIYALLALVFAIGKKVWGLDAVRGLVLRLGSSMETERLINSELGPTRVVPPVTDNILPPPLTSSKRLRSLDTFRGISLVIMVFVNYGGGRYWFFRHESWNGLTVADLVFPWFVFIMGTSIALSINALLRAGATRCSLLRKAVWRSLQLFIIGVLVINPNYCQGALAWENLRIPGVLQRLAWSYLVVACLDLLVARGQLDVLTVDAWWSPAIDFLLYWPAWLCVILLEVLWLFLTFQLPVPDCPAGYLGPGGIGDMGLYVNCTGGAAGFIDRLLLGEKHMYQNPSSRVIYATRIPYDPEGVLGSINSILMAFLGLQVCNLYLSGVGLLVFLVYSNKDIKPFERLKEVNGWLSFFLYFNCPQAGKIILHYRERPKSIMSRFLIWGLLLGVVSAFLTKCSTDQGFIPVNKNLWSLSYVTTLACFAFVLLMLIYYIVDVNKWWSGAPFYYPGMNSILVYVGHEVFEDYFPFCWQMSNSQSHAEHLIQNLVATSCWVIISYLLYKKKIFWKI, from the exons ATGGCAAAAAGGAagcttaagaaaaacaatacaTGTCACTCGTATTCAGTAGCATCGGTTAAACCAAAGAGCCAGAAAGAAATGGCACAAACGGAGAAAAGTGCCAATTTTGCCCTTGCTGCTGTTGCTTTGGTCGTGGCTGTTTGCGTGGCACCACTAGCAGCTGAAATATCTTCGT CTGATATACATCATCATAAGCACCTGTCCCTGAAGATGGATGAGGCACAGCTGACGGTCAACAATGAGTTGTCATATGAGGTGCAGGTGTCTTGGATGTCACAGCGCTGCTACCAG TGTTTGTACCAGCAGCTAGGGGTGGTACCTGCAGGGCTTGAGCCTGGTCAGCCCAGTTCAGTAAACTTTGTTGTAAGCACACAGCATGAAATAACACTGCAGATCAACAGCACACCTATCGAGCTGGAGCTCTGCAA aATTCCTTTCCACTTTGGCGAGCATGGTAACTACTCCCTGTGGGTGAAAACCCTGAACGCATCTTTTGGAGTCAACTGCTCTGTAGTTACTGATAAGGACCCTGTGAATAGCTACATAC CGATCTTGGTTGCTTTTCTCATCTATGCTCTCCTGGCCTTGGTGTTTGCCATTGGAAAAAAGGTTTGGGG GCTTGATGCAGTAAGAGGTCTGGTCCTCCGACTTGGGAGTTCCATGGAAACAGAGAGACTCATCAATTCT GAACTGGGCCCCACTCGGGTAGTGCCGCCAGTCACTGATAACATCCTCCCTCCCCCGCTAACGAGCAGCAAGAGGCTTCGATCTTTGGATACATTCAGAGG tATCTCCTTGGTCATTATGGTGTTTGTGAACTATGGAGGGGGGCGATACTGGTTCTTCAGACATGAAAGCTGGAATG GCCTTACTGTTGCTGACCTAGTCTTCCCTTG GTTTGTGTTCATAATGGGCACATCCATCGCACTCTCCATCAATGCCTTGCTGCGTGCAGGCGCGACCCGTTGCTCATTGCTCAGAAAAGCTGTGTGGCGGAGCTTGCAGCTCTTCATCATTGGTGTCCTAGTCATCAACCCAAACTACTGCCAGGGAGCGT TGGCTTGGGAAAACTTGCGGATCCCGGGTGTGTTGCAGCGCCTCGCCTGGTCATATCTGGTCGTAGCTTGCTTGGATTTACTGGTGGCCAGAGGACAACTTGACGTCCTCACAGTG GATGCGTGGTGGTCCCCAGCTATTGATTTCTTGCTGTATTGGCCCGCCTGGCTGTGTGTGATTCTTCTAGAAGTACTCTGGCTCTTCCTCACATTTCAACTTCCTGTGCCAGACTGCCCAGC AGGTTATCTGGGTCCAGGTGGGATTGGGGACATGGGGCTGTATGTGAACTGCACCGGTGGAGCTGCTGGTTTCATTGACCGCTTGCTTCTGGGAGAAAAGCACATGTACCAGAATCCATCATCAAGG gTGATTTATGCAACTCGTATACCGTATGATCCAGAAGGTGTTCTTGGCAGCATCAACTCTATCCTCATGGCCTTTCTGGGATTACAGGtttgtaatttatatttgtctGGTGTTGgcctccttgtgtttcttgtttaTTCAAATAAAGATATAAAACCGTTTGAAAGGTTAAAGGAAGTAAATGGTTGGCTTtcattctttttgtattttaattgtCCTCAGGCAGGGAAAATAATCTTGCACTACAGAGAACGCCCCAAAAGTATTATGTCGAGGTTCCTCATATGGGGTCTTTTACTG GGTGTCGTATCAGCATTTCTAACCAAATGTTCCACAGACCAGGGTTTCATTCCTGTCAACAAAAACCTGTG GTCTCTGTCTTACGTGACAACACTGGCCTGCTTTGCCTTTGTGCTCCTAATGCTGATCTACTACATAGTGGATGTAAATAAGTGGTGGTCAGGGGCACCTTTCTACTATCCTG GTATGAACTCCATACTTGTGTACGTGGGCCACGAAGTGTTTGAGGACTACTTTCCCTTCTGTTGGCAGATGTCCAACAGCCAATCCCATGCTGAGCATCTCATTCAGAACCTTGTGGCCACTTCCTGTTGGGTCATCATCTCCTATTTGCTTTACAAAAAGAAGATTTTCTGGAAAATTTAA
- the hgsnat gene encoding heparan-alpha-glucosaminide N-acetyltransferase isoform X2 gives MAKRKLKKNNTCHSYSVASVKPKSQKEMAQTEKSANFALAAVALVVAVCVAPLAAEISSSDIHHHKHLSLKMDEAQLTVNNELSYEVQVSWMSQRCYQCLYQQLGVVPAGLEPGQPSSVNFVVSTQHEITLQINSTPIELELCKIPFHFGEHGNYSLWVKTLNASFGVNCSVVTDKDPVNSYIPILVAFLIYALLALVFAIGKKVWGLDAVRGLVLRLGSSMETERLINSELGPTRVVPPVTDNILPPPLTSSKRLRSLDTFRGISLVIMVFVNYGGGRYWFFRHESWNGLTVADLVFPWFVFIMGTSIALSINALLRAGATRCSLLRKAVWRSLQLFIIGVLVINPNYCQGALAWENLRIPGVLQRLAWSYLVVACLDLLVARGQLDVLTVDAWWSPAIDFLLYWPAWLCVILLEVLWLFLTFQLPVPDCPAGYLGPGGIGDMGLYVNCTGGAAGFIDRLLLGEKHMYQNPSSRVIYATRIPYDPEGVLGSINSILMAFLGLQAGKIILHYRERPKSIMSRFLIWGLLLGVVSAFLTKCSTDQGFIPVNKNLWSLSYVTTLACFAFVLLMLIYYIVDVNKWWSGAPFYYPGMNSILVYVGHEVFEDYFPFCWQMSNSQSHAEHLIQNLVATSCWVIISYLLYKKKIFWKI, from the exons ATGGCAAAAAGGAagcttaagaaaaacaatacaTGTCACTCGTATTCAGTAGCATCGGTTAAACCAAAGAGCCAGAAAGAAATGGCACAAACGGAGAAAAGTGCCAATTTTGCCCTTGCTGCTGTTGCTTTGGTCGTGGCTGTTTGCGTGGCACCACTAGCAGCTGAAATATCTTCGT CTGATATACATCATCATAAGCACCTGTCCCTGAAGATGGATGAGGCACAGCTGACGGTCAACAATGAGTTGTCATATGAGGTGCAGGTGTCTTGGATGTCACAGCGCTGCTACCAG TGTTTGTACCAGCAGCTAGGGGTGGTACCTGCAGGGCTTGAGCCTGGTCAGCCCAGTTCAGTAAACTTTGTTGTAAGCACACAGCATGAAATAACACTGCAGATCAACAGCACACCTATCGAGCTGGAGCTCTGCAA aATTCCTTTCCACTTTGGCGAGCATGGTAACTACTCCCTGTGGGTGAAAACCCTGAACGCATCTTTTGGAGTCAACTGCTCTGTAGTTACTGATAAGGACCCTGTGAATAGCTACATAC CGATCTTGGTTGCTTTTCTCATCTATGCTCTCCTGGCCTTGGTGTTTGCCATTGGAAAAAAGGTTTGGGG GCTTGATGCAGTAAGAGGTCTGGTCCTCCGACTTGGGAGTTCCATGGAAACAGAGAGACTCATCAATTCT GAACTGGGCCCCACTCGGGTAGTGCCGCCAGTCACTGATAACATCCTCCCTCCCCCGCTAACGAGCAGCAAGAGGCTTCGATCTTTGGATACATTCAGAGG tATCTCCTTGGTCATTATGGTGTTTGTGAACTATGGAGGGGGGCGATACTGGTTCTTCAGACATGAAAGCTGGAATG GCCTTACTGTTGCTGACCTAGTCTTCCCTTG GTTTGTGTTCATAATGGGCACATCCATCGCACTCTCCATCAATGCCTTGCTGCGTGCAGGCGCGACCCGTTGCTCATTGCTCAGAAAAGCTGTGTGGCGGAGCTTGCAGCTCTTCATCATTGGTGTCCTAGTCATCAACCCAAACTACTGCCAGGGAGCGT TGGCTTGGGAAAACTTGCGGATCCCGGGTGTGTTGCAGCGCCTCGCCTGGTCATATCTGGTCGTAGCTTGCTTGGATTTACTGGTGGCCAGAGGACAACTTGACGTCCTCACAGTG GATGCGTGGTGGTCCCCAGCTATTGATTTCTTGCTGTATTGGCCCGCCTGGCTGTGTGTGATTCTTCTAGAAGTACTCTGGCTCTTCCTCACATTTCAACTTCCTGTGCCAGACTGCCCAGC AGGTTATCTGGGTCCAGGTGGGATTGGGGACATGGGGCTGTATGTGAACTGCACCGGTGGAGCTGCTGGTTTCATTGACCGCTTGCTTCTGGGAGAAAAGCACATGTACCAGAATCCATCATCAAGG gTGATTTATGCAACTCGTATACCGTATGATCCAGAAGGTGTTCTTGGCAGCATCAACTCTATCCTCATGGCCTTTCTGGGATTACAG GCAGGGAAAATAATCTTGCACTACAGAGAACGCCCCAAAAGTATTATGTCGAGGTTCCTCATATGGGGTCTTTTACTG GGTGTCGTATCAGCATTTCTAACCAAATGTTCCACAGACCAGGGTTTCATTCCTGTCAACAAAAACCTGTG GTCTCTGTCTTACGTGACAACACTGGCCTGCTTTGCCTTTGTGCTCCTAATGCTGATCTACTACATAGTGGATGTAAATAAGTGGTGGTCAGGGGCACCTTTCTACTATCCTG GTATGAACTCCATACTTGTGTACGTGGGCCACGAAGTGTTTGAGGACTACTTTCCCTTCTGTTGGCAGATGTCCAACAGCCAATCCCATGCTGAGCATCTCATTCAGAACCTTGTGGCCACTTCCTGTTGGGTCATCATCTCCTATTTGCTTTACAAAAAGAAGATTTTCTGGAAAATTTAA
- the hgsnat gene encoding heparan-alpha-glucosaminide N-acetyltransferase isoform X3, protein MDEAQLTVNNELSYEVQVSWMSQRCYQCLYQQLGVVPAGLEPGQPSSVNFVVSTQHEITLQINSTPIELELCKIPFHFGEHGNYSLWVKTLNASFGVNCSVVTDKDPVNSYIPILVAFLIYALLALVFAIGKKVWGLDAVRGLVLRLGSSMETERLINSELGPTRVVPPVTDNILPPPLTSSKRLRSLDTFRGISLVIMVFVNYGGGRYWFFRHESWNGLTVADLVFPWFVFIMGTSIALSINALLRAGATRCSLLRKAVWRSLQLFIIGVLVINPNYCQGALAWENLRIPGVLQRLAWSYLVVACLDLLVARGQLDVLTVDAWWSPAIDFLLYWPAWLCVILLEVLWLFLTFQLPVPDCPAGYLGPGGIGDMGLYVNCTGGAAGFIDRLLLGEKHMYQNPSSRVIYATRIPYDPEGVLGSINSILMAFLGLQVCNLYLSGVGLLVFLVYSNKDIKPFERLKEVNGWLSFFLYFNCPQAGKIILHYRERPKSIMSRFLIWGLLLGVVSAFLTKCSTDQGFIPVNKNLWSLSYVTTLACFAFVLLMLIYYIVDVNKWWSGAPFYYPGMNSILVYVGHEVFEDYFPFCWQMSNSQSHAEHLIQNLVATSCWVIISYLLYKKKIFWKI, encoded by the exons ATGGATGAGGCACAGCTGACGGTCAACAATGAGTTGTCATATGAGGTGCAGGTGTCTTGGATGTCACAGCGCTGCTACCAG TGTTTGTACCAGCAGCTAGGGGTGGTACCTGCAGGGCTTGAGCCTGGTCAGCCCAGTTCAGTAAACTTTGTTGTAAGCACACAGCATGAAATAACACTGCAGATCAACAGCACACCTATCGAGCTGGAGCTCTGCAA aATTCCTTTCCACTTTGGCGAGCATGGTAACTACTCCCTGTGGGTGAAAACCCTGAACGCATCTTTTGGAGTCAACTGCTCTGTAGTTACTGATAAGGACCCTGTGAATAGCTACATAC CGATCTTGGTTGCTTTTCTCATCTATGCTCTCCTGGCCTTGGTGTTTGCCATTGGAAAAAAGGTTTGGGG GCTTGATGCAGTAAGAGGTCTGGTCCTCCGACTTGGGAGTTCCATGGAAACAGAGAGACTCATCAATTCT GAACTGGGCCCCACTCGGGTAGTGCCGCCAGTCACTGATAACATCCTCCCTCCCCCGCTAACGAGCAGCAAGAGGCTTCGATCTTTGGATACATTCAGAGG tATCTCCTTGGTCATTATGGTGTTTGTGAACTATGGAGGGGGGCGATACTGGTTCTTCAGACATGAAAGCTGGAATG GCCTTACTGTTGCTGACCTAGTCTTCCCTTG GTTTGTGTTCATAATGGGCACATCCATCGCACTCTCCATCAATGCCTTGCTGCGTGCAGGCGCGACCCGTTGCTCATTGCTCAGAAAAGCTGTGTGGCGGAGCTTGCAGCTCTTCATCATTGGTGTCCTAGTCATCAACCCAAACTACTGCCAGGGAGCGT TGGCTTGGGAAAACTTGCGGATCCCGGGTGTGTTGCAGCGCCTCGCCTGGTCATATCTGGTCGTAGCTTGCTTGGATTTACTGGTGGCCAGAGGACAACTTGACGTCCTCACAGTG GATGCGTGGTGGTCCCCAGCTATTGATTTCTTGCTGTATTGGCCCGCCTGGCTGTGTGTGATTCTTCTAGAAGTACTCTGGCTCTTCCTCACATTTCAACTTCCTGTGCCAGACTGCCCAGC AGGTTATCTGGGTCCAGGTGGGATTGGGGACATGGGGCTGTATGTGAACTGCACCGGTGGAGCTGCTGGTTTCATTGACCGCTTGCTTCTGGGAGAAAAGCACATGTACCAGAATCCATCATCAAGG gTGATTTATGCAACTCGTATACCGTATGATCCAGAAGGTGTTCTTGGCAGCATCAACTCTATCCTCATGGCCTTTCTGGGATTACAGGtttgtaatttatatttgtctGGTGTTGgcctccttgtgtttcttgtttaTTCAAATAAAGATATAAAACCGTTTGAAAGGTTAAAGGAAGTAAATGGTTGGCTTtcattctttttgtattttaattgtCCTCAGGCAGGGAAAATAATCTTGCACTACAGAGAACGCCCCAAAAGTATTATGTCGAGGTTCCTCATATGGGGTCTTTTACTG GGTGTCGTATCAGCATTTCTAACCAAATGTTCCACAGACCAGGGTTTCATTCCTGTCAACAAAAACCTGTG GTCTCTGTCTTACGTGACAACACTGGCCTGCTTTGCCTTTGTGCTCCTAATGCTGATCTACTACATAGTGGATGTAAATAAGTGGTGGTCAGGGGCACCTTTCTACTATCCTG GTATGAACTCCATACTTGTGTACGTGGGCCACGAAGTGTTTGAGGACTACTTTCCCTTCTGTTGGCAGATGTCCAACAGCCAATCCCATGCTGAGCATCTCATTCAGAACCTTGTGGCCACTTCCTGTTGGGTCATCATCTCCTATTTGCTTTACAAAAAGAAGATTTTCTGGAAAATTTAA
- the LOC113024124 gene encoding recombining binding protein suppressor of hairless-like: protein MAPVVTGKFGERPQPQRLTREAMRNYLKDKDDQTVLILHAKVAQKSYGNEKRFFCPPPCVYLMGTGWQKKLEKMEKEGCTEQEAQPCAFIGIGNSEQEMQQLNLEGKHFCTAKTLYISDSDKRKHFMLSVKMLYGNSANIGVFFSKRIKVISKPSKKKQSLKNADLCIASGTKVALFNRLRSQTVSTRYLHVEGGNFHASSQQWGAFYIHLLDDDESEGEEFAVRDGYIHYGQTVKLVCSVTGMALPRLIIRKVDKQAALMDADDPVSQLHKCAFYLKDTDRMYLCLSQERIIQFQATPCSKETNKDMINDGASWTIISTDKAEYTFYEGMGPVPTPVTPVPVVESLQLNGGGDVAMLELTGQNFTPNLRVWFGDVEADTMYRCGESILCVVPDISAFREGWRWVRQPVQVPVTLVRSDGIIYATALTFTYTPEPGPRPHCSAAGAILRSHSTSSSSPASSSSPSSLMGVLGDGHGAYSSSDSGMSSGTSAMSVLS from the exons ATGGCGCCCGTTGTAACGGG gaagTTTGGTGAGCGACCTCAGCCACAGCGATTAACAAG GGAAGCCATGAGGAACTACTTGAAGGACAAAGATGATCAAACGGTGCTCATTCTACACGCAAAAGTCGCACAAAAGTCATATGGCAATGAAAAAAG GTTTTTCTGTCCTCCACCGTGTGTATATCTGATGGGCACCGGATGGcaaaagaagttggaaaaaatggAGAAGGAGGGCTGTACTGAGCAGGAGGCCCAGCCTTGTGCCTTCATTGGAATTGGCAACAGTGAGCAGGAGATGCAGCAGCTCAATCTGGAGGGCAAG CACTTCTGCACAGCTAAGACGCTGTATATCAGTGACTCAGATAAAAGGAAGCACTTCATGCTATCTGTAAAGATGTTGTATGGAAACAGTGCCAACATTGGAGTCTTCTTCAGCAAGAGGATCAAGGTCATCTCCAAGCCCTCCAAGAAGAAACAGTCCTTGAAAAATGCTGATT TATGTATAGCATCTGGGACAAAGGTGGCCTTGTTTAACCGCCTGCGTTCCCAGACGGTCAGTACCAGGTATCTCCATGTGGAGGGGGGAAACTTTCATGCCAGCTCTCAACAGTGGGGTGCCTTCTACATTCACCTCT tgGACGATGATGAGTCTGAAGGGGAGGAGTTTGCTGTAAGAGATGGCTATATTCACTATGGCCAGACAGTCAAATTGGTTTGTTCTGTGACTGGCATGGCCCTGCCAAGACTG ATCATTCGAAAAGTGGACAAGCAAGCAGCTTTAATGGATGCTGATGACCCGGTGTCCCAGCTTCACAAGTGTGCCTTTTACCTGAAAGATACAGACAGGATGTATCTCTGTCTATCACAGGAGAGGATCATCCAGTTCCAG gctaCACCGTGCTCCAAAGAGACCAACAAGGACATGATTAATGATGGTGCTTCATGGACTATCATTAGTACTGACAAAGCAGAGTACACCTTTTATGAGGGCATGGGCCCCGTGCCCACACCAGTAACACCTGTCCCTGTGGTTGAAAGCCTGCAG TTAAATGGTGGAGGAGATGTTGCTATGTTGGAGCTGACAGGACAGAACTTCACCCCTAACCTCAGAGTTTGGTTTGGAGATGTGGAGGCAGACACCATGTACAG ATGTGGGGAGAGCATCCTTTGCGTGGTGCCAGACATCTCTGCCTTTAGGGAGGGTTGGCGCTGGGTGAGACAGCCAGTTCAGGTCCCTGTCACGCTGGTTCGCAGTGATGGAATCATCTACGCCACTGCCTTGACCTTCACGTATACCCCCGAACCAGGGCCAAGACCTCACTGCAGTGCTGCTGGAGCTATTCTGCGGTCACACAGCACCTCTTCATCATCACCCGCATCTTCATCCTCACCTTCATCTTTGATGGGTGTGCTTGGGGATGGCCACGGAGCCTACAGCAGTAGTGACTCTGGCATGTCGTCTGGGACTTCAGCTATGTCGGTGCTGTCATAG